The Pseudomonas entomophila genome segment GTATTGAAACGCAGCACTTCGGCCGGCTCACCCAACTGCTCGAACAACACCCAGGCGGCAGCCAACGTCGCATGGCCACACAAGTCGACTTCGACGGCCGGGGTGAACCAACGCAAGTCGAATGCTTCGCCGTTGCGCACGAAGTAGGCGGTCTCGGACAGGTTGTTCTCTTCGGCGATGCGCTGCAGCAGGTCATCCGGCAGCCACTGCTGCAAGGGAATCACTGCCGCAGGGTTGCCGCCGAACGGCTCGGAGGAAAACGCATCGACCTGAAAAATCTCGAGTTGCATGCAACGACTCCTTTCAAGCCCGACACAACGCCGGGTGGGTATCGGAAAACGGCTTATCCACGTACGGGTGTCAGCACCGGCTCACCCGCGAAGAACGCCTGCAGGTTGCGCAGCACCAGGGCCACGGTATCACGGGCGGCCTCAGGGGACTGGCCCGCGACGTGCGGGGTCAGCACAGTATTGCCCAACGCCTTGAGCGCACCAGGCACGGCGGGTTCATCGTCGAAGACGTCCAGCGCGGCGCCGGCGATCTGGCCCTGGCGCAAGGCGGCGACCAAGGCCTCGGTGTCCACCACGCTGGCGCGGGCGATATTGACCAGGTAACCCTCGGCGCCCAATGCCTCGAGCACCTGGGTATCGACCAGGTGGCGAGTTCCGTTGCCACCCGGGGTGGCGACCACCAGAACATCCACCGCGTCGGCCAGGTGCCGAGGGCTGTCGTACCAGGTGTAGGGCACATCGGTACGCGGAGTACGGCTGTGGTAGCTGACATTCATGTCGAAGCCAAGGGCAGCCCGCCGGGCAATCGCCTGGCCCACTGCGCCAAGGCCGATGATACCCATGCGCTTGCCGCTGACCGAGGGGCTGATCTGTCGATTCCACTCACCACGGCGAGTGCTGGCATCGGCACGGGGAATATCGCGCAGCAGCGCCAGCAACAGGGCCATGGCATGGTCGGCGACCGGTCCGGCATTGGCACCCGCGCCATTGGTAATGGTGATACCCCGGGCCGCGGCGGCGGCCAGGTCGACTTGCTCGTAGCCGGCACCGATCACGCAGATGATCCTCAGGTTGACCAGCGTATTGATCTCATCTGCGGTCAGGCCCAGCGGACCACGGGTGAGCACAGCGTCGATCTGATGGGCATGACGGGCTATGGCGTCGGCACGCATCTGCGGTGATGGGGCACGGATCAGCCGGTAGCCTGCTCGTTCCAGCAAAGGCAGGTAGTCGTCAACGGTTTCCACCAGCACCAGGACTGTCTTGCTCATGCCACCTCCGGTTCAATGCGAAGGGGCATTATGCGCGGGCAGCGCAAGTTGGGCTATCCAAGGGTGGCCGCGCCCGGTCGAGCGAAAACCTATTGAGCGAACGCACGCCCCAGGCCACCCGGCACACCACTGCTGTCGGTCTCCTGCCATGGGCCATTGGGGCTCAGCGACCAGCTCCAGCCGTTGTTCCAGCGGTAGTAGGTGCGCTGGCGGTAGAAGGTGTTGGGTTGCCTTTCCAGCACGTAGACGCCCATTTTCGGGTCCCAATGGCTGGCGCCACCGGGTGGCGGCGCAAAGCTGGCCGAGGTGCGAGGCATGGGTTTGGGTGTCGGCGCTGGCGTGCTTGGCTTGCCGCCCGGCAGCGGCTTGGCCGCTGGCCCTTTGTGCGCTGGCGCGGACTCGATCGGCGGTAGCGATTGCCGCTCGCCTGGCTGGTGCACCGTACACGCGGAAAGACCCAGGGCCAGAGTGATCAGGGTCAGGCGGACGGTGCTGTTCATGAGGCTGCTCTCTTAGGAGTCGGGGCTGTCGATAATCAGGTGCTGGGGCGCTCGCGTAGTGGTGGGCAGAGGCGCCCCCTGGGCTTTCCATTCACCACGGGTGGGAACACCAGCGCGCGAGACACGAGCAACCAATTGGACTTCGGCAAAGTCCGACAGTTTCATTTGCGGCATCATTGCATCGGCGTCCGACAGCTCCACCTCGATGGGTAATTGCGCCACCGTGACACGCTTGGCGGCCAAGGGCATGGGCGGGCCATGGCTGGCACGGGCGAAGATGAACACGGTGTCATCCGGGCGCACCTTGTCCTTGAGCGCCGCGGCCAGTTCGACCCGCACTTTCAGACGCGCCGCCTCGGCGACCTTGCCACCGGAAGCCTTCAGTTTGTCCGCCGCTCGGTCAATACCGCCCTGCAGCGCGGCGCGCGAGGCGTCGCCCTCCGGCAGTTGGGCGAGCAGGCGTTGCCAGAAATCGATGGCCTCCTGATAGCGTTCACCCTCGAAGGCGGCAATACCCCGTAAGCCAAGGCTGGTGACCTCTCGCGGGTCGGCCTTCAGTGCTTCGTCGGTCAATGCCAGCAACTGTGCGTTCCATTGCTTGTCGGCAGCGAAGTACAGCGCCTGGGCCCATTGCCCGAGCAGCTCGGGCTGACGCCCGGCCAGGGCCACGGCACGCTCGAAAGCCTTGGCGGCATCTGCCGGGCGCTGATCGGCCATGTACGCCCGACCGAGGAAGTACAACCCTTCGGCGGAGTCCGGCTGCGCCTGCACGGCACGCTCAAGGCGCGCCGTCATTTCCTGCATGGATTGCGGCGCGCTGGCGAACTCCTGGG includes the following:
- a CDS encoding 2-hydroxyacid dehydrogenase; the protein is MSKTVLVLVETVDDYLPLLERAGYRLIRAPSPQMRADAIARHAHQIDAVLTRGPLGLTADEINTLVNLRIICVIGAGYEQVDLAAAAARGITITNGAGANAGPVADHAMALLLALLRDIPRADASTRRGEWNRQISPSVSGKRMGIIGLGAVGQAIARRAALGFDMNVSYHSRTPRTDVPYTWYDSPRHLADAVDVLVVATPGGNGTRHLVDTQVLEALGAEGYLVNIARASVVDTEALVAALRQGQIAGAALDVFDDEPAVPGALKALGNTVLTPHVAGQSPEAARDTVALVLRNLQAFFAGEPVLTPVRG
- the ccmI gene encoding c-type cytochrome biogenesis protein CcmI gives rise to the protein MTEFWLSAGLLLLAALAFLLIPILRGRRRQQAEQDRTALNVALYQERVAELAAQQQAGVLDAGQLAKGRDEAARELLADTERNGASAQGHLGKAVPLLASVLVPAMALGLYLHFGAADKVELTQEFASAPQSMQEMTARLERAVQAQPDSAEGLYFLGRAYMADQRPADAAKAFERAVALAGRQPELLGQWAQALYFAADKQWNAQLLALTDEALKADPREVTSLGLRGIAAFEGERYQEAIDFWQRLLAQLPEGDASRAALQGGIDRAADKLKASGGKVAEAARLKVRVELAAALKDKVRPDDTVFIFARASHGPPMPLAAKRVTVAQLPIEVELSDADAMMPQMKLSDFAEVQLVARVSRAGVPTRGEWKAQGAPLPTTTRAPQHLIIDSPDS